A genomic region of Prionailurus viverrinus isolate Anna chromosome D4, UM_Priviv_1.0, whole genome shotgun sequence contains the following coding sequences:
- the CNTFR gene encoding ciliary neurotrophic factor receptor subunit alpha isoform X1 produces MAAPVPWACCAVLAAATAVVYAQRHSPQEAPHVQYERLGSDVTLPCGTANWDAAVTWRVNGTDLAPDLLNGSQLVLHGLELGHSGLYACFHRDSWHLRHQVLLHVGLPPREPVLSCRSNTYPKGFYCSWHLPTPTYIPNTFNVTVLHGSKIMVCEKDPALKNRCHIRYMHLFSTIKYKVSISVSNALGHNATAITFDEFTIVKPDPPENVVARPVPSNPRRLEVTWQTPSTWPDPESFPLKFFLRYRPLILDQWQHVELSDGTAHTITDAYAGKEYIIQVAAKDNEIGTWSDWSVAAHATPWTEEPRHLTTEAQAPETTTSTTSSLAPPPTTKICDPGELGSGGGTLTPFSIGVPVTLALAAAAATANSLLI; encoded by the exons aggCACCCCACGTGCAGTACGAGCGCCTAGGTTCAGATGTGACTCTGCCGTGTGGGACAGCAAACTGGGATGCAGCGGTGACGTGGAGGGTAAATGGGACAGACCTAGCCCCTGACCTGCTCAACGGCTCTCAGCTTGTGCTCCATGGCTTGGAACTGGGCCATAGCGGCCTCTATGCCTGCTTCCACCGTGACTCTTGGCATCTGCGCCACCAAGTCCTACTACATGTCGGCT TGCCGCCGCGGGAGCCTGTGCTCAGCTGCCGCTCCAACACTTACCCCAAGGGCTTCTACTGCAGCTGGcatctgcccacccccacctacATCCCCAACACCTTCAATGTGACCGTGCT GCATGGCTCCAAAATTATGGTCTGTGAGAAGGACCCAGCCCTCAAGAACCGCTGCCACATCCGCTACATGCACCTGTTCTCCACCATCAAGTACAAGGTCTCGATAAGTGTCAGCAATGCCCTGGGCCACAACGCCACAGCTATCACCTTCGACGAGTTCACCATTG TGAAACCTGACCCTCCAGAAAATGTGGTAGCCCGACCAGTTCCCAGCAACCCTCGCCGGCTAGAGGTGACTTGGCAGACCCCTTCAACCTGGCCTGACCCTGAGTCCTTTCCTCTCAAGTTCTTTCTGCGATACCGACCCCTCATCCTGGACCAGTGGCAGCAT GTAGAGCTGTCAGATGGCACAGCGCACACCATCACAGATGCCTATGCTGGGAAGGAGTACATCATCCAGGTGGCGGCCAAGGACAATGAGATTGGGACATGGAGTGACTGGAGTGTGGCCGCCCATGCCACGCCCTGGACTGAGGAGCCACGACACCTCACCACTGAGGCCCAGGCTCCGG AGACCACGACCAGCACCACCAGCTCACTGGCACCCCCACCCACCACGAAGATTTGTGACCCTGGGGAGCTGGGCAGCGGTGGAGGAACCTTGACACCTTTCTCAATCGGCGTCCCTGTGACCCTGGCCCTGGCCGCTGCTGCCGCCACTGCCAACAGTCTCCTGATCTG A
- the CNTFR gene encoding ciliary neurotrophic factor receptor subunit alpha isoform X2, with protein MAAPVPWACCAVLAAATAVVYAQRHSPQEAPHVQYERLGSDVTLPCGTANWDAAVTWRVNGTDLAPDLLNGSQLVLHGLELGHSGLYACFHRDSWHLRHQVLLHVGLPPREPVLSCRSNTYPKGFYCSWHLPTPTYIPNTFNVTVLHGSKIMVCEKDPALKNRCHIRYMHLFSTIKYKVSISVSNALGHNATAITFDEFTIVKPDPPENVVARPVPSNPRRLEVTWQTPSTWPDPESFPLKFFLRYRPLILDQWQHVELSDGTAHTITDAYAGKEYIIQVAAKDNEIGTWSDWSVAAHATPWTEEPRHLTTEAQAPDHDQHHQLTGTPTHHEDL; from the exons aggCACCCCACGTGCAGTACGAGCGCCTAGGTTCAGATGTGACTCTGCCGTGTGGGACAGCAAACTGGGATGCAGCGGTGACGTGGAGGGTAAATGGGACAGACCTAGCCCCTGACCTGCTCAACGGCTCTCAGCTTGTGCTCCATGGCTTGGAACTGGGCCATAGCGGCCTCTATGCCTGCTTCCACCGTGACTCTTGGCATCTGCGCCACCAAGTCCTACTACATGTCGGCT TGCCGCCGCGGGAGCCTGTGCTCAGCTGCCGCTCCAACACTTACCCCAAGGGCTTCTACTGCAGCTGGcatctgcccacccccacctacATCCCCAACACCTTCAATGTGACCGTGCT GCATGGCTCCAAAATTATGGTCTGTGAGAAGGACCCAGCCCTCAAGAACCGCTGCCACATCCGCTACATGCACCTGTTCTCCACCATCAAGTACAAGGTCTCGATAAGTGTCAGCAATGCCCTGGGCCACAACGCCACAGCTATCACCTTCGACGAGTTCACCATTG TGAAACCTGACCCTCCAGAAAATGTGGTAGCCCGACCAGTTCCCAGCAACCCTCGCCGGCTAGAGGTGACTTGGCAGACCCCTTCAACCTGGCCTGACCCTGAGTCCTTTCCTCTCAAGTTCTTTCTGCGATACCGACCCCTCATCCTGGACCAGTGGCAGCAT GTAGAGCTGTCAGATGGCACAGCGCACACCATCACAGATGCCTATGCTGGGAAGGAGTACATCATCCAGGTGGCGGCCAAGGACAATGAGATTGGGACATGGAGTGACTGGAGTGTGGCCGCCCATGCCACGCCCTGGACTGAGGAGCCACGACACCTCACCACTGAGGCCCAGGCTCCGG ACCACGACCAGCACCACCAGCTCACTGGCACCCCCACCCACCACGAAGATTTGTGA